The following proteins come from a genomic window of Flavobacterium crocinum:
- a CDS encoding sialate O-acetylesterase, which produces MKKTIIALLTILATFQINAKIKLPALFTDNMMLQQKSSAPIWGWAEKNANIVIKTSWDSKIYKVKADASGKWKTELKTVSFGGPYTIEVSEGNEKVTIKNVLLGEVWLCSGQSNMEMPLKGFQGQPVKNGNEIIVRSTNKNIRLITIPRATVLEPLQDFEGKWEEASPKSTSNFSATAWYFGSLLQEVLNVPVGLIHVSYGGSSMEAWMNKEMLKDFASAKIPNTKEELAKDPNRVPTTLFNGMLSPVVGYGIKGCIWYQGESNYERASEYTALMKKMVSSWRTLWNQGDFPFYFAQIAPFNYASFHPKDYLEKYNSAYLREAQFRASKEIPNSAMAVLMDVGEENNIHPMDKEKGGNRLAFQALARTYGIEGFEFESPKYKSMEIKDGSVTVSFDDVNNGITSYDKEVLGFEIAGTDKVFYPAKTVVRRKSVVLSSDKVKNPVAVRYLWKDFAKAELFSAGGLPVSSFRTDEW; this is translated from the coding sequence ATGAAAAAAACAATTATTGCATTATTAACGATTTTAGCAACCTTTCAAATCAATGCAAAAATCAAACTGCCAGCATTGTTTACTGACAATATGATGCTGCAGCAAAAATCCAGCGCACCAATTTGGGGCTGGGCAGAAAAGAATGCCAACATCGTAATCAAAACTTCTTGGGATTCTAAGATTTACAAAGTAAAAGCAGACGCTTCAGGTAAGTGGAAAACAGAATTAAAAACGGTTTCTTTTGGTGGCCCATACACGATTGAAGTATCCGAAGGAAACGAAAAAGTAACCATCAAAAATGTTTTGTTGGGCGAAGTTTGGCTTTGTTCAGGACAGTCAAATATGGAAATGCCATTAAAAGGTTTTCAGGGACAGCCTGTTAAAAACGGAAACGAAATCATCGTAAGATCAACCAATAAAAACATTCGTTTAATTACGATTCCAAGAGCAACGGTTTTGGAACCTTTACAGGATTTCGAAGGAAAATGGGAAGAAGCTTCTCCAAAATCAACCTCCAATTTTAGTGCAACAGCTTGGTATTTTGGATCGCTTTTACAGGAAGTTTTAAATGTTCCTGTGGGATTAATTCACGTTTCGTATGGCGGTTCAAGCATGGAAGCTTGGATGAACAAAGAAATGCTGAAAGATTTTGCTAGCGCTAAAATTCCGAACACAAAAGAAGAATTAGCAAAAGACCCAAATCGTGTTCCAACGACTTTGTTTAATGGAATGCTTTCTCCTGTAGTTGGTTATGGAATCAAAGGCTGTATTTGGTATCAAGGCGAGTCGAATTATGAAAGAGCTTCTGAATATACCGCTTTAATGAAGAAAATGGTCAGCAGTTGGAGAACGTTGTGGAATCAGGGAGATTTTCCTTTTTATTTCGCTCAGATTGCGCCGTTTAATTACGCTTCATTTCATCCAAAAGATTATCTAGAAAAGTACAATTCAGCTTATTTGAGAGAAGCACAGTTTAGAGCTTCAAAGGAAATTCCAAATTCAGCAATGGCAGTTTTAATGGATGTTGGAGAAGAAAATAACATTCACCCAATGGATAAGGAAAAAGGAGGAAACCGTTTGGCTTTTCAAGCTTTGGCAAGAACGTACGGAATTGAAGGTTTCGAATTCGAAAGCCCGAAATACAAATCAATGGAAATAAAAGATGGATCGGTTACGGTTTCTTTTGATGATGTTAATAACGGAATTACATCTTATGATAAAGAAGTTTTAGGCTTTGAAATAGCGGGAACAGACAAAGTTTTTTATCCGGCAAAAACTGTTGTAAGAAGAAAATCAGTGGTTTTGAGTTCTGATAAAGTAAAAAATCCAGTGGCAGTTCGTTATTTATGGAAAGATTTCGCTAAAGCGGAATTGTTTAGCGCAGGCGGTTTACCGGTTTCTTCGTTTAGAACAGACGAGTGGTAA
- a CDS encoding glycosyl hydrolase, producing the protein MFQKKHLFFILLLASIVSAQEVYKKESFQPTLESSKTWVYWYWMKSAYSKAGITADLEAMKQAGIAGAYLMTIKGPANPPLIDPPVLQLSPEFWDMIHWAFKEADRLGLKLAFHGADGFAVAGGPWITPEMSMQKVVWSTIEILGGKKVVSKLPVPEHYKDYYKDIATFAIPIKEYQITSQIQLPKVTTSNNTDASFLADPKKDENFKFADAGWIQYEFAQPFTCKSIVIETKGRDFQAQRLIVEVSDDGVNFRFHERMIAPRHGWQDMDFPNTHTITPVTAKYFRFVYDPKGTEPGAEDLDFAKWKQNLKVSKITLSNQSLIDNYEGKSGAIWRLTPQTTEKEIPNSDTFKKSEIINISNFVDAEGNLNWKAPKGKWKIIRMGHTSTGHENATGGAGKGLEVDKFDPELIRFQLDHWFGEAVRSAGPELASKVLEILHFDSWECGSQNWSSVFQAEFKKRRGYDLVEYLPVMAGIPIENADFSEKVLYDVRKTIADLVADNFYGTVAQIAKEYNVKLSSENVAPTMMSDALLHYKYVDYPGGEFWLKSPTHDKPFDMIDAISGGHIYGKDIIQAESFTALRMDWDEHPGNLKTTADRNYALGINRLFYHVFVHNPWTDRKPGMTLDDIGTFFQRDQTWWKPGKAWFDYCQRVQFQLQKGKPVIDLAVFIGEDFPSRSFVPDRLVPFMPNVFGKERLESEKIRLENEGQPTAKMPKEVTYSKNITDLSQWINPLNGYQYDSFNADVLINRAKVVNGKISFEGGIEYGALFFPGSHKMAPNKMLSLASAEKILQLLKDGATIFVNEKPNIQPGIQSEADQKKWQNVIEEIWNNSNSSTWKIGKGTVIKLPYLGNDFTSIGITQDVYFPNLNRADSETLAWTHRKSNTEDVYFISNQKGEKRTFDASFRIAGKVPQWYNPVTDQTSTLANWKIENGRTIVSIALDANESGFVIFKGETKEVLAHGKSSEFEKVQTLDENWELQFDSAFKGPKEVVKTNKLFDWSTSENDQIKYYSGTVIYRKDFVWKGKNTDKIWLDLGEISNIAEIKINGKDCGTLWTFPFKTDISKALQKGKNTIEIKITNTWRNRLIGDQKLPKEERLTWTTAPFRLEGEPLLKAGLLGPVSIVKEK; encoded by the coding sequence ATGTTTCAAAAAAAACACCTCTTTTTTATCCTTCTCCTTGCAAGTATTGTCTCTGCACAGGAAGTCTATAAAAAAGAATCTTTTCAACCAACATTAGAATCCTCCAAAACTTGGGTGTATTGGTATTGGATGAAATCGGCGTATTCTAAAGCAGGAATCACAGCCGATTTAGAAGCCATGAAACAAGCCGGCATTGCGGGCGCTTATTTAATGACTATTAAAGGTCCAGCCAATCCGCCATTGATAGACCCGCCGGTTTTACAGTTGAGTCCTGAATTTTGGGATATGATTCATTGGGCTTTCAAAGAAGCAGATCGTTTAGGTTTGAAACTAGCTTTTCACGGAGCTGACGGATTTGCTGTTGCAGGAGGGCCGTGGATTACCCCAGAAATGTCAATGCAGAAAGTAGTCTGGTCAACGATTGAAATTTTAGGAGGTAAAAAAGTTGTTTCGAAATTACCAGTTCCAGAGCATTACAAAGATTATTATAAAGACATTGCTACTTTTGCTATTCCGATAAAGGAATACCAAATTACTTCGCAAATTCAATTGCCAAAAGTAACGACATCAAACAATACCGATGCCTCGTTTTTGGCTGATCCTAAAAAAGATGAAAACTTCAAGTTTGCTGATGCAGGTTGGATTCAGTATGAATTTGCACAGCCTTTTACCTGTAAATCTATTGTGATTGAAACCAAAGGAAGAGATTTTCAGGCACAGCGTCTGATTGTAGAAGTGAGTGATGATGGAGTCAATTTTAGATTCCACGAAAGAATGATTGCACCACGTCACGGTTGGCAGGATATGGATTTCCCAAATACACACACCATTACGCCTGTTACGGCAAAATATTTCAGATTTGTTTATGATCCAAAAGGAACTGAACCTGGAGCAGAAGATTTGGATTTTGCGAAGTGGAAACAAAATTTGAAAGTGAGTAAAATAACCCTTTCAAATCAATCTCTGATTGATAATTACGAAGGGAAATCAGGAGCGATTTGGCGTTTGACTCCACAGACTACAGAAAAAGAAATTCCAAACTCTGATACATTCAAAAAATCAGAAATTATCAATATTTCGAATTTTGTTGATGCGGAAGGAAATTTGAACTGGAAAGCACCAAAAGGAAAGTGGAAAATCATCCGAATGGGACATACTTCGACAGGACATGAAAATGCCACTGGCGGAGCAGGAAAAGGACTGGAAGTTGATAAATTCGATCCAGAATTAATTCGTTTTCAGTTGGATCATTGGTTTGGGGAAGCCGTTCGCTCGGCCGGGCCCGAATTAGCTTCAAAAGTTTTAGAAATTCTGCATTTTGACAGCTGGGAATGTGGAAGCCAAAATTGGTCTTCGGTTTTTCAGGCTGAATTTAAAAAGAGACGTGGCTACGATCTTGTAGAATATCTTCCAGTTATGGCTGGAATTCCGATAGAAAATGCCGATTTTTCAGAGAAAGTTTTATACGATGTTCGCAAAACAATTGCCGATTTAGTAGCTGATAATTTCTACGGAACTGTCGCTCAGATTGCCAAAGAATATAACGTTAAGTTAAGTTCAGAAAACGTTGCGCCAACAATGATGAGTGATGCTTTGCTGCATTATAAATATGTCGATTATCCAGGTGGTGAATTTTGGCTGAAAAGCCCGACACACGACAAACCTTTTGATATGATCGATGCCATTTCGGGCGGACATATTTACGGAAAAGATATTATTCAGGCAGAATCTTTTACAGCGCTGAGAATGGATTGGGACGAACATCCCGGAAATCTAAAAACAACAGCAGACCGCAATTATGCCTTAGGAATTAACCGTTTATTTTATCATGTTTTTGTACATAATCCGTGGACGGACAGGAAACCAGGAATGACTTTGGATGATATCGGAACTTTTTTCCAAAGAGACCAAACTTGGTGGAAACCTGGAAAAGCTTGGTTTGATTATTGCCAAAGAGTACAGTTTCAGTTGCAAAAAGGAAAACCTGTAATCGACTTGGCGGTTTTTATTGGTGAAGATTTTCCTTCTCGTTCTTTTGTGCCTGATCGTTTAGTGCCTTTTATGCCCAATGTTTTTGGAAAGGAAAGATTAGAAAGCGAGAAAATCCGTTTAGAAAATGAAGGTCAGCCAACGGCTAAAATGCCGAAAGAAGTGACCTATTCTAAAAACATAACTGATTTATCCCAATGGATTAATCCGCTAAATGGATATCAATACGATTCTTTCAATGCCGATGTTTTAATTAATCGTGCGAAAGTGGTAAATGGAAAAATTTCATTTGAGGGCGGAATTGAATACGGCGCTTTATTCTTTCCGGGAAGTCATAAAATGGCACCCAATAAGATGCTTTCTTTGGCTTCCGCCGAAAAAATATTACAATTGCTAAAAGACGGTGCAACCATTTTTGTAAATGAAAAACCAAATATTCAGCCGGGAATTCAATCAGAAGCCGATCAAAAGAAATGGCAGAATGTAATTGAAGAAATCTGGAATAATTCTAATTCATCAACATGGAAAATAGGAAAAGGTACAGTTATTAAATTACCGTATTTAGGAAATGATTTTACTTCCATCGGAATCACACAAGACGTTTATTTTCCAAATTTAAACCGAGCTGATTCAGAAACATTGGCGTGGACACATCGTAAATCGAATACGGAAGATGTTTATTTTATTTCCAATCAAAAAGGAGAAAAAAGAACATTTGATGCGTCTTTCAGAATAGCTGGAAAAGTGCCACAATGGTACAATCCTGTAACAGATCAAACTTCGACTTTAGCCAATTGGAAAATAGAAAACGGAAGAACAATTGTTTCGATAGCTTTAGATGCCAACGAATCTGGTTTTGTGATTTTTAAAGGAGAAACGAAAGAAGTTTTAGCACATGGAAAATCTTCTGAATTTGAAAAAGTTCAGACTTTAGATGAAAATTGGGAATTGCAGTTTGATTCAGCTTTTAAAGGCCCGAAAGAAGTGGTAAAAACAAACAAGCTTTTTGATTGGAGTACTTCTGAAAATGATCAGATTAAATATTATTCAGGGACTGTGATTTACAGAAAAGATTTTGTTTGGAAAGGAAAAAACACAGATAAAATCTGGTTGGATTTAGGAGAAATCTCAAATATTGCCGAAATCAAAATCAACGGAAAAGATTGCGGAACACTTTGGACTTTCCCTTTCAAAACTGATATTTCAAAAGCTTTACAAAAAGGAAAAAATACAATAGAAATTAAAATCACAAATACCTGGAGAAACAGATTAATTGGCGATCAAAAATTGCCAAAAGAAGAGAGATTAACTTGGACAACAGCGCCATTTCGTTTAGAAGGAGAACCGTTGTTGAAAGCAGGTTTATTGGGGCCAGTAAGTATCGTAAAAGAAAAATAA